A stretch of the Dioscorea cayenensis subsp. rotundata cultivar TDr96_F1 chromosome 4, TDr96_F1_v2_PseudoChromosome.rev07_lg8_w22 25.fasta, whole genome shotgun sequence genome encodes the following:
- the LOC120259598 gene encoding protein KTI12 homolog, giving the protein MALVVICGQPCSGKSTAARCLSEALLAMEPKPMVRIIDETSLHLGRNQSYADMTVEKNLRGVLRSEVDRSLSKDCIIIVDSLNNIKGYRYELWCLARAAGIRYCVLFCDTEEDFCREWNKNRADEGESSYDAIIFDDLIRRFEKPDKRNRWDSPLFELFPSKDGVKQTSEVISEAVSYLTRKVDSKTRDIRVLQPTIATQTAHATEANSLYVMDKATQEVVNAIVEAQSRGLGGSVGRISLGQQLPTINIQRVVGLPELRNLRRTFIKLTGQSSLSGPPPPSDADSVKRMFVDYLNREIGTS; this is encoded by the exons ATGGCGCTGGTGGTGATCTGCGGGCAGCCGTGCAGTGGTAAGTCGACGGCGGCGAGGTGCCTATCGGAGGCTCTCCTTGCCATGGAACCCAAGCCGATGGTTAGAATCATCGACGAGACCTCCCTCCACCTCGGCCGCAACCAAAGCTACGCCG ATATGACTGTGGAGAAGAATTTGAGGGGTGTTCTAAGATCCGAAGTTGACAGATCATTGTCTAAAGACTGTATTATAATTGTTGACTCCTTGAACAATATTAAG GGTTATAGATATGAACTATGGTGTCTAGCTCGAGCTGCTGGGATAAGATATTGTGTG CTTTTTTGTGACACAGAAGAAGATTTTTGTAGGGAATGGAACAAGAATCGTGCGGATGAAGGAGAATCCTCGTATGATGCCATTAT ATTTGATGATCTAATTAGAAGATTTGAGAAGCCAGATAAACGAAACCGTTGGGACTCCCCactttttgaattatttccttCTAAAG ATGGCGTAAAGCAAACATCAGAGGTCATTTCTGAGGCAGTTTCTTACTTGACCAGGAAGGTGGATTCGAAAACAAGAGATATTAGAGTTCTCCAGCCAACTATTGCCACACAAACT GCACATGCAACCGAGGCAAATTCGCTGTATGTGATGGACAAGGCAACACAG GAGGTGGTTAATGCAATTGTGGAAGCACAATCAAGGGGACTTGGGGGATCAGTGGGTAGGATTTCACTTGGTCAACAGTTACCAACC ATTAATATTCAAAGAGTAGTCGGACTGCCGGAGCTCCGCAACCTAAGGCGGACATTCATAAAGTTAACAGGGCAATCAAGCTTGAGCGGGCCTCCGCCACCTTCCGATGCAGATAGTGTGAAGAGAATGTTTGTCGACTACTTGAACCGGGAAATAGGAACTTCCTGA